The following proteins are encoded in a genomic region of Pelodictyon phaeoclathratiforme BU-1:
- a CDS encoding lysophospholipid acyltransferase family protein yields MNIRTLLFLFILIPIMFFGILLVMLINLFDHSGNAFHKIAAWWGRFSASLFGISIEVIGRENYSTEENYLVISNHAGMADIPLLLGTMNLNLRFLAKEELGKIPLFGRALREAGYVMIKRGQNRDALKSLLAATKVLKSGHSVHIFPEGTRSATGELLPFKRGAFRVAQAGGAPVLPVTIIGSHLITPKKSLKINKGKIRVIIDKPIQPSSFDSVEELMAACSEAITANFNRYRNN; encoded by the coding sequence ATGAACATCAGAACGCTTCTATTCCTTTTTATCCTGATACCGATTATGTTTTTCGGGATACTCCTTGTCATGCTGATCAATCTTTTCGACCACTCTGGTAATGCCTTCCATAAAATAGCCGCCTGGTGGGGCCGATTCAGCGCAAGTCTATTCGGCATTTCAATAGAGGTAATCGGTCGGGAAAACTACAGCACGGAAGAGAACTACCTGGTGATAAGCAATCATGCCGGTATGGCCGATATTCCTCTGCTCCTCGGTACCATGAACCTCAACCTTCGGTTTCTGGCAAAAGAGGAGCTGGGAAAAATACCGCTGTTTGGCCGAGCACTCAGAGAGGCTGGCTATGTCATGATCAAGCGGGGACAAAACAGGGATGCTCTGAAAAGTCTGTTGGCGGCAACAAAGGTTCTAAAAAGTGGCCATTCCGTCCACATCTTCCCTGAAGGCACACGATCAGCAACCGGTGAACTTCTCCCCTTCAAACGCGGTGCGTTTCGTGTAGCCCAGGCAGGAGGGGCTCCTGTTCTGCCCGTCACCATCATCGGAAGCCATCTGATTACCCCCAAAAAAAGCCTTAAAATCAATAAAGGAAAGATCAGGGTCATCATCGACAAGCCCATTCAACCCTCATCGTTCGACAGTGTTGAAGAACTTATGGCCGCCTGCTCCGAAGCTATCACAGCCAACTTCAACCGATACCGCAACAACTAA
- the ribH gene encoding 6,7-dimethyl-8-ribityllumazine synthase has product MQVKQIEGVLNAKDIRFALVVGRFNDFIGQKLVEGAIDCICRHGGSEECIAMYRCPGAFELPMVAKKVALSGKYDAIITLGVIIRGSTPHFDVLAAEATKGIAQVALDTMVPIAFGVLTTENIEQAIERAGTKAGNKGFDAAMTAIEMVNLYRQI; this is encoded by the coding sequence ATGCAGGTGAAACAGATTGAGGGTGTATTAAACGCAAAGGATATCCGCTTTGCGCTTGTTGTCGGACGCTTTAATGATTTTATTGGGCAGAAGCTTGTCGAAGGTGCAATTGATTGTATCTGCCGCCATGGCGGGTCGGAGGAGTGTATTGCAATGTACCGTTGTCCTGGTGCCTTTGAGCTGCCGATGGTTGCCAAAAAGGTAGCCCTCAGTGGCAAGTATGATGCGATTATTACTCTCGGAGTCATTATCAGGGGTTCCACTCCCCATTTTGATGTTCTTGCTGCCGAGGCCACCAAGGGGATTGCCCAGGTTGCCCTTGACACCATGGTTCCGATAGCGTTTGGCGTTTTGACCACGGAAAACATTGAACAGGCGATAGAGCGGGCAGGAACCAAAGCGGGCAACAAGGGTTTTGATGCTGCCATGACGGCTATTGAGATGGTGAATCTTTACCGCCAGATTTAG
- the gmhA gene encoding D-sedoheptulose 7-phosphate isomerase, translating into MIKGCGCSDGLTDRTRYEEVVLDTMLYSAQLKERVARQNSAVIVAMARMIAGTFEDGGKVLLCGNGGSAADAQHLATELTIRYRSSVERPALPAIALSTDTSALTAGANDLGYDAVFARLVEAYGREGDILLGLSTSGNSQSVINALDFARQQGMKTLALLGGNGGLMKGLADLELIVPHSGSADRVQECHITIGHVLIDLVERMLGYCRL; encoded by the coding sequence ATGATCAAGGGATGTGGCTGTTCTGACGGGCTCACCGACCGTACCCGTTATGAGGAGGTTGTTCTCGATACCATGCTTTACAGCGCACAGCTCAAGGAGAGGGTTGCGCGGCAAAACAGCGCAGTGATTGTTGCCATGGCACGTATGATTGCCGGTACTTTTGAGGATGGCGGAAAGGTGCTGCTTTGTGGTAATGGCGGCAGTGCGGCGGATGCACAGCATCTGGCAACCGAGCTGACTATCCGCTATCGTAGCAGTGTGGAACGACCGGCGCTTCCGGCCATAGCGCTCTCCACCGATACTTCGGCCCTGACGGCTGGTGCCAATGATCTCGGTTATGATGCGGTTTTTGCCCGTCTTGTGGAGGCTTATGGTAGGGAAGGGGATATTTTGCTTGGCCTTTCAACCAGCGGGAACAGCCAGAGTGTTATCAATGCGCTGGATTTTGCACGGCAGCAGGGGATGAAGACACTTGCCTTGCTTGGGGGGAATGGCGGCTTGATGAAGGGGCTGGCGGATCTTGAGCTTATTGTACCTCATTCAGGTTCTGCTGATCGGGTACAGGAGTGCCATATTACGATTGGTCATGTTCTTATTGATCTTGTGGAGCGTATGCTCGGCTATTGCCGTTTATAG
- a CDS encoding helix-turn-helix domain-containing protein — MTSLLRKAAAAVSPTTRRFVERQGAFAVRVTEIMKVSGITQRQLAEKLGKNESYISRIVAGWANPTLKTIVEFEVALGQNVIEIPCQHKSEGSTVIGDDSVWELGEGVKSTSMPALCIGTKIYFINSAGHSMVG, encoded by the coding sequence ATGACATCATTGCTCAGAAAAGCGGCAGCGGCGGTATCGCCCACTACAAGGAGGTTTGTTGAGCGTCAGGGTGCGTTTGCGGTAAGGGTTACTGAAATCATGAAAGTGAGCGGTATAACTCAGCGTCAACTTGCCGAAAAGCTTGGTAAAAACGAGTCGTACATCAGCCGGATAGTTGCCGGATGGGCCAATCCGACACTGAAAACTATTGTTGAATTTGAGGTTGCACTTGGCCAGAATGTCATTGAGATTCCCTGTCAGCATAAAAGCGAGGGGAGCACCGTTATTGGTGATGATAGCGTGTGGGAGTTGGGTGAAGGGGTGAAGAGCACCAGTATGCCTGCCCTTTGTATTGGTACAAAAATTTATTTCATAAACAGTGCGGGACATTCAATGGTTGGTTGA
- the hemE gene encoding uroporphyrinogen decarboxylase, which translates to MLKNDLFLRALKRQPCSRTPIWVMRQAGRYLPEYRAVREKTDFLTLCKTPELATEVTIQPVELMGVDAAIIFSDILVVNEAMGMNVEIIESKGIKLTPPIRSQADIDKLIVPDIDEKLGYVLDALRMTKRELDNRVPLIGFTGAAWTLFTYAVEGGGSKNYAYAKKMMYREPAMAHALLGKISGVITAYVLKQIEAGADAIQIFDSWASALSEDDYREYALPYIKDTVQAIKAKYPDTPVIVFSKDCNTILSDIADTGCEAMGLGWGIDIGKARAELGDRVALQGNLDPTVLYGTPDRIKAEASKILKSFGQHTEHSGHVFNLGHGILPDMDPENLKLLVEFVKEESAQYH; encoded by the coding sequence ATGCTCAAAAATGATCTTTTTCTCCGGGCACTAAAACGCCAGCCATGTTCCAGAACCCCCATCTGGGTGATGCGTCAGGCAGGTCGTTATTTGCCGGAGTACCGTGCTGTGAGAGAAAAAACCGATTTTTTAACCCTCTGTAAAACTCCGGAACTGGCAACCGAGGTTACCATTCAGCCTGTTGAACTGATGGGTGTGGATGCGGCTATTATTTTTTCTGATATTCTTGTGGTTAATGAAGCCATGGGCATGAATGTCGAAATTATCGAGTCCAAAGGGATCAAACTCACACCGCCGATCCGTTCACAGGCCGATATCGACAAGCTGATTGTTCCTGATATCGATGAAAAGCTTGGCTATGTGCTTGATGCACTTCGCATGACCAAGAGAGAACTCGACAACCGTGTTCCCCTCATCGGCTTTACCGGCGCGGCATGGACGCTCTTTACCTATGCAGTTGAAGGCGGTGGATCGAAAAACTATGCCTATGCCAAAAAGATGATGTACCGTGAGCCGGCAATGGCCCATGCGCTGCTTGGCAAGATTTCCGGTGTTATCACGGCCTACGTGCTCAAGCAGATCGAAGCTGGCGCCGATGCCATCCAGATATTCGACTCATGGGCAAGCGCACTCTCCGAGGACGACTATCGTGAATACGCCCTTCCCTACATCAAGGATACCGTTCAGGCCATCAAGGCAAAATATCCTGACACTCCGGTCATCGTCTTCTCAAAGGATTGCAACACCATTCTTTCTGATATCGCTGATACCGGTTGTGAGGCCATGGGTCTCGGCTGGGGTATTGATATCGGCAAGGCACGCGCTGAACTTGGCGACCGTGTAGCTCTGCAGGGTAACCTTGATCCAACGGTACTCTACGGTACACCCGACAGAATCAAAGCTGAAGCCTCCAAAATTTTGAAGTCTTTTGGCCAGCATACCGAACATTCAGGCCACGTTTTCAACCTCGGTCATGGCATTCTGCCCGATATGGATCCGGAAAATCTGAAACTGCTTGTTGAGTTTGTCAAGGAAGAGAGCGCACAGTACCACTAA
- a CDS encoding CoB--CoM heterodisulfide reductase iron-sulfur subunit B family protein — protein sequence MKRYAYYLSCINESMTKEVDRSIELWQKDLGIEFVKLHEGTCCGGSNLDYVSPKHFALVNGRNIAFAEKMGLDLIVSCNTCLMTIRTAKKKLDESPELKKEINDILKKEGLEYRGTAEVRHLLWVLVDDVGLDTIRQKVKVPLKNYRIAPFYGCHILRPSTVLGHDNPLDPTSLDQLIEALGGQTIPYKHKNRCCGFHTLLVAEQESLSVAAEALKEAIDSKADFIVTPCPLCHTSLDGYQAKALKHAGVESSIPVFHISEMIGLALGYSAKQLGIKRHIVC from the coding sequence ATGAAGCGATATGCATATTACCTGAGCTGCATCAATGAGTCTATGACCAAGGAGGTAGACCGTTCGATTGAGCTTTGGCAGAAAGATCTTGGAATTGAGTTTGTCAAACTGCACGAAGGCACCTGTTGCGGGGGAAGCAATCTTGACTATGTCAGCCCGAAACATTTTGCGCTGGTCAATGGACGCAATATTGCATTTGCCGAAAAGATGGGGCTTGATCTTATTGTCTCCTGCAATACCTGCCTTATGACGATCCGTACAGCAAAGAAAAAGCTTGATGAGTCGCCGGAACTGAAAAAAGAGATTAACGATATCCTCAAAAAAGAGGGGCTTGAATATCGTGGTACTGCTGAGGTGCGCCATCTTCTTTGGGTACTGGTTGATGATGTCGGGCTCGATACCATTCGTCAGAAGGTGAAGGTTCCGCTGAAAAATTATCGGATAGCTCCATTTTATGGCTGCCATATCCTTCGGCCATCCACGGTTCTTGGTCATGATAATCCGCTTGATCCAACCTCACTTGATCAGTTGATTGAGGCTTTGGGTGGACAAACCATTCCCTATAAACATAAAAATCGCTGCTGTGGATTCCATACCCTGCTGGTTGCTGAGCAAGAGTCGCTCAGTGTGGCGGCAGAGGCGCTTAAAGAGGCTATTGACTCAAAAGCTGATTTCATTGTAACACCCTGTCCGCTCTGCCATACGTCGCTTGACGGCTATCAGGCCAAGGCGCTCAAACATGCCGGCGTTGAGAGTTCTATTCCTGTTTTTCATATTTCCGAAATGATTGGTCTTGCTCTTGGCTACAGTGCCAAACAACTTGGCATCAAACGTCACATTGTGTGCTGA
- a CDS encoding succinate dehydrogenase/fumarate reductase iron-sulfur subunit, with protein MTAPIEQHKEGKKDVTFRVFRFNPQVDSKSYFDDYTIPVERGITVLRSLNYIKEHIDGSVSFRAFCQAGICGSCGMRINGLSQLACTTQVWDVLAKSREPGVIKVEPLRNLPLIKDLIVDMDPVVDKMTHYSNWVDSTMPEAQMGKKEFLISEDEFLRYDKATDCILCASCVSECSILRANKEYVSPAVLLKSYRMNVDSRDSLHERRLAELVKDHGVWDCTHCYRCQESCVKSIPIMDAIHGIREDAIESRGMKDTSGSKHAEAFMSDIEKKGKLVEATLPIRTNGVFWTMQNLLPMAMKMIMKRRTPPPPPLVKSAKGIKIFRVMFREMTEHVKQDHKAHKK; from the coding sequence ATGACGGCGCCAATAGAACAGCATAAAGAAGGGAAAAAAGATGTAACCTTCCGGGTTTTCCGCTTCAATCCGCAGGTTGACAGTAAATCCTATTTTGACGATTATACCATTCCGGTTGAGAGAGGTATTACGGTGCTCAGGTCGTTGAATTATATCAAAGAGCATATTGATGGATCGGTCAGCTTCAGGGCTTTTTGTCAGGCAGGAATCTGTGGCTCGTGCGGCATGAGAATCAATGGGCTCTCCCAGCTTGCCTGCACGACTCAGGTATGGGATGTGCTTGCCAAAAGCCGCGAGCCTGGTGTCATAAAGGTTGAGCCGTTGCGCAACCTGCCGCTTATCAAGGATCTTATTGTTGATATGGACCCGGTTGTTGATAAAATGACACACTACTCAAACTGGGTTGACTCAACGATGCCCGAGGCCCAGATGGGCAAGAAAGAGTTCCTGATCTCTGAGGATGAGTTCCTTCGCTATGATAAGGCGACAGACTGTATTCTTTGCGCTTCATGTGTCTCTGAATGCAGCATTTTGAGAGCGAACAAGGAGTACGTTTCGCCTGCCGTGCTGCTGAAATCGTACCGCATGAATGTTGACAGTCGGGATTCCCTCCATGAGCGGCGTCTCGCCGAGCTGGTCAAGGATCATGGCGTTTGGGACTGTACACACTGCTACCGCTGTCAGGAGAGTTGCGTCAAAAGCATTCCGATCATGGATGCCATTCATGGAATACGTGAAGATGCCATTGAGAGCCGGGGAATGAAGGATACGAGTGGTTCCAAACATGCTGAAGCCTTTATGTCCGACATTGAAAAGAAAGGCAAGCTGGTCGAAGCTACTCTTCCGATCCGTACCAATGGAGTCTTCTGGACAATGCAGAACCTTCTGCCGATGGCCATGAAGATGATCATGAAACGCCGGACTCCACCACCACCGCCGCTGGTAAAATCAGCCAAGGGGATCAAGATCTTCCGCGTAATGTTCAGGGAGATGACCGAACATGTGAAGCAGGATCATAAAGCTCATAAAAAATAA
- a CDS encoding FAD-dependent oxidoreductase — translation MKPFDIVIVGGGGAGLYAAMEAMKTNPALNIAVLTKVYPNRSHTSAAQGGANAALANKAKNDTVEMHIFDTIKGSDYLADQDAVDVLCSEAPKIIRELENMGTPWSRMDDKTIAQRPFGGATLPRCCYCSDKTGHTILQTLYEQCLKKGVIFFNEYFALSLSVNGSRSRGLIAMNMKSGKVEAFPARTVIFATGGYAKMYWNRSSNAAGNTGDGQAIAFRSGIPLKDMEFVQFHPTGLRKSGLLITEGARGEGGYLVNKDGERFMARYAKEKMELGPRDLVSRSIETEINEGRGFDSPAGTYIHLDLTHLGADLIKSRLPQIREMSMQFEGVDPIEEPIPIRPTAHYSMGGIDTDNFGRTVMQGVYAAGECGCVSVHGANRLGGNSLLDILVFGRIAGHTAAEEAGKFDPGTIPEVELKEQYEEIRGGMHASGHYERYGALREDLGHTLASNVGIFRESSLIQKGIQDIAELKERFKKVRIFDTSDVFNTNLMQVLELKNMLDLAETVAVGAYARQESRGSHTRIDFPVRDDENWHKHTLATLVDGKVVLGEKPVTMGRYELKERTY, via the coding sequence ATGAAACCATTTGATATTGTCATTGTTGGTGGTGGGGGTGCCGGACTTTATGCCGCCATGGAGGCAATGAAAACGAATCCGGCACTCAATATTGCCGTTCTTACCAAAGTCTATCCCAATCGGTCGCATACCTCTGCGGCTCAGGGTGGCGCTAATGCTGCGCTTGCCAACAAGGCAAAGAATGATACGGTTGAGATGCATATTTTCGACACCATCAAGGGCAGCGATTATCTTGCCGATCAGGATGCGGTTGATGTGCTTTGTTCTGAAGCGCCTAAAATTATTCGTGAGCTTGAAAATATGGGGACGCCGTGGTCAAGAATGGATGACAAGACCATAGCACAGCGGCCATTCGGCGGAGCAACTCTTCCAAGGTGTTGTTACTGTTCCGACAAAACAGGTCACACGATTCTGCAGACACTCTACGAACAGTGTTTGAAAAAAGGGGTGATTTTTTTCAATGAGTATTTTGCGCTGAGCCTTTCGGTTAACGGGAGTCGTTCGAGAGGGCTTATTGCCATGAATATGAAGAGTGGCAAAGTTGAGGCTTTTCCGGCAAGGACGGTAATTTTTGCTACTGGCGGATATGCCAAAATGTACTGGAATCGCTCAAGTAATGCTGCAGGCAATACCGGCGATGGCCAGGCCATTGCTTTCCGCTCAGGTATTCCTCTCAAAGATATGGAGTTTGTCCAGTTTCATCCCACCGGACTGAGAAAGAGTGGCTTGCTCATCACTGAAGGGGCGAGGGGTGAAGGTGGCTACCTTGTCAACAAGGATGGAGAGCGTTTCATGGCCAGATATGCGAAAGAGAAGATGGAACTTGGCCCGCGGGATCTTGTGTCGCGCTCAATTGAAACCGAGATCAATGAAGGGAGGGGATTTGACAGCCCTGCAGGAACCTATATCCATCTTGACCTTACCCATTTGGGGGCTGACCTTATCAAGTCGCGGTTGCCCCAGATACGAGAGATGTCCATGCAATTTGAAGGCGTTGACCCCATAGAGGAGCCAATTCCGATCAGACCGACCGCTCATTATTCGATGGGAGGAATCGACACTGATAATTTTGGCCGAACAGTTATGCAGGGCGTTTATGCGGCTGGCGAGTGTGGTTGCGTATCGGTTCATGGTGCAAATCGTCTTGGAGGAAATTCTCTGCTTGATATTCTTGTGTTCGGTCGTATTGCTGGCCATACAGCGGCTGAAGAGGCTGGCAAATTTGATCCGGGAACGATACCGGAAGTCGAACTCAAGGAGCAGTATGAAGAGATCCGGGGAGGCATGCATGCATCCGGTCACTATGAACGGTATGGCGCTTTGCGGGAAGATCTTGGTCATACATTGGCGAGTAACGTTGGTATTTTCAGGGAATCCTCTCTGATACAGAAGGGTATCCAGGATATTGCGGAGCTTAAAGAACGCTTTAAAAAAGTCCGTATCTTTGACACCAGTGATGTTTTCAACACCAATCTCATGCAGGTGCTTGAACTGAAAAATATGCTCGATCTGGCCGAAACCGTTGCAGTCGGCGCTTATGCCCGCCAGGAAAGCCGGGGCTCTCATACCCGGATTGATTTTCCTGTTCGCGATGACGAGAACTGGCACAAGCATACATTGGCAACCCTGGTCGATGGCAAAGTGGTCCTTGGTGAAAAGCCGGTGACTATGGGACGTTATGAACTTAAGGAAAGAACTTATTAA
- a CDS encoding CBS domain-containing protein — MDQLITLRTLAVSALMQKDFQIIKGSCTVAEALQIMKRSRESGLIVEPRNEDDCYGIVTEKDILEKVIDPGEDVYRDPWNTPVFQIMSKPVISVNPGLRVKYALRLMKRSNVRRLTVMENNKIIGILNMTDVLHAVEELPVHDDHVAL; from the coding sequence ATGGATCAGCTTATAACATTGCGTACGCTTGCAGTATCTGCCCTTATGCAGAAAGATTTTCAGATAATCAAAGGAAGCTGTACGGTTGCCGAAGCTCTGCAGATTATGAAAAGAAGCCGGGAGAGTGGTCTTATTGTTGAGCCTCGTAACGAGGATGATTGTTATGGTATTGTGACTGAAAAAGATATTCTTGAAAAAGTGATTGATCCGGGAGAGGATGTTTATCGTGATCCATGGAATACGCCTGTGTTTCAGATTATGAGCAAGCCGGTTATCAGTGTTAATCCCGGTCTCAGGGTCAAGTACGCTCTTCGTCTGATGAAAAGGAGTAATGTCAGACGCCTTACTGTTATGGAAAACAATAAGATTATAGGTATCCTAAATATGACAGATGTGCTTCATGCTGTTGAGGAACTTCCTGTTCATGATGATCATGTAGCCCTTTAG